From the Glandiceps talaboti chromosome 10, keGlaTala1.1, whole genome shotgun sequence genome, one window contains:
- the LOC144441230 gene encoding C-type lectin mosGCTL-1-like, producing the protein MDMKIIVFLFTVSFLCGDAFDGPYQGSCKLALDPDCDCRIYHFFCSQSSSNTPYHILARQFCSTHFDNLVRIESAQEQDAIVKFIKDNNLNDKDCIPEKGFWIGLDDRVKEGDFVWLERPLRQGLCPQSYKNWAPDEPNNNTKQHPFGQDCGQLWFRDDNDGKWDDEYCNFRPKGAVCEERVPHCNYAEYGIDVSQIPDC; encoded by the exons ATGGATATGAAGATAATAGTGTTTTTGTTCACTGTGTCGTTCTTGTGTGGGGATGCCTTTGATGGG CCATATCaag GGTCGTGCAAGTTAGCACTCGATCCGGACTGCGACTGCAGGATCTACCACTTTTTCTGTAGTCAGAGCTCAAGTAACACACCTTACCACATTTTGGCAAGACAATTTTGTTCGACACATTTCGACAACCTGGTAAGGATTGAGAGTGCCCAGGAACAAGACGCAATCGTCAAGTTTATCAAGGACAATAACTTAAACGACAAAGATTGCATTCCCGAGAAAGGCTTCTGGATTGGTTTGGATGACAGAGTCAAAGAAGGTGACTTTGTTTGGTTAGAAAGACCACTTCGCCAAGGTCTTTGTCCCCAAAGCTACAAAAATTGGGCACCTGATGAACCAAACAATAACACCAAGCAACATCCATTTGGACAAGACTGTGGTCAATTATG GTTCAGAGATGACAACGATGGGAAATGGGATGATGAATATTGCAACTTTCGTCCAAAAGGCGCTGTCTGTGAGGAACGCG ttccGCACTGCAATTATGCCGAATACGGTATTGATGTTTCACAAATTCCCGACTGTTAA